The Streptomyces sp. NBC_01268 genome window below encodes:
- a CDS encoding S8 family serine peptidase: MLLTAGQTPAGAAEPAVPDTFRNAAASASATVTLVTGDRVTLTDLGGGRSTVTVERAKGATGAVRSETVNGRVTVIPDEARPYLESGVLDRRLFDVTGLVEQGITGELPLIVTNGGGRNARGAVGAPRGTETVRALPSIGGAAVTVTEPGAFWREFTAPSRRSAGPAKVWLDARVTAAMAESNAQIGSPKAWEAGLTGKGVKVAVLDTGFDAGHPDLTGRVGETRSFIEGQEVADRNGHGTHVASTVGGSGAGSAGKEQGVAPGAALAVGKVLSDQGSGSESQIIAGMEWAARDVDAKIVSMSLGSSEPSDGTDPMAQAVNALSAETGALFVIAAGNSGAPGSIGSPGAADAALTVGAVDSADEAAYFTSKGPRYGDQGLKPDVSAPGVDILAARSQLIAGSGLYTSMSGTSMATPHVAGVAALLAERHPDWTGAQLKNALMSSSRTLADSAYDLGAGRVDVAAAIAANVTATGSADLGFYAWPYEADKQVTKTVTYTNSSDAPVRLDLSVEGMPEGTAALADSTLTVPAHGSAATTVTGDGAKAPVGSSSGRITASSDGTTVAHTALGLVKEEERYTLTVHVKDRDGAPVPAHLGVQRLAADADPFPVAVGDSGTLQLRLQPGTYTVDTFLDVRGSHGEDSLGLGFLTAPEIVLDRDREVTLDGRRLREIRAEVERRTETRQLLMEFDRKANGASYGGAVQVPATYDSIFAAPTTAPATGSFEYRTVWRLGKPMLEATAGGARLADVTAQPGGTLLEGRHRLGVVDAGTGTAAEYAGRDVTGKAVLVRRTEGADPVALAQTAQDAGAKALFVTDDRPGRLMAWFGTADYEDRPLSVATVNTADAARLAAAAARGTALDLTGTRFTPYTYDLSEGHPGAIGTDLVFRPGHRELATIRSTFHMPTARKELGGEFRYSLTDTFRIGFGFKEWISFPAERTEYVSTGTGQRWHESVDLGDSLEQRGGQSVYRGGSENALEWFKPVWHPWLGTGLGWGQERSGNDLRFNTPGWGDSGPDHTGFGNVWGDDSMTQYTEVYVNGVRVDRRKSSGAYAWDAPAEEAAYKVVTDTALDPARWRLGTKGHAEWTFRSAETPGDRITYLPLINLGFDLRTDLAGDVRAGSRVPVRITAAYVADAAGTGRIGGGSLEVSYDEGKSWTKVGLDRSWRGELRVPSRATSVSLRAGAHDDKGGSVRQEVIRAVGVK; this comes from the coding sequence ATGCTGCTCACCGCGGGCCAGACCCCCGCCGGGGCGGCGGAACCCGCCGTGCCGGACACCTTCAGGAACGCCGCGGCGTCCGCCTCCGCCACCGTCACCCTCGTCACCGGTGACCGGGTCACCCTCACCGACCTCGGTGGCGGCCGGAGCACCGTCACCGTCGAGCGGGCCAAGGGCGCCACCGGGGCCGTCCGCAGCGAGACGGTCAACGGCAGGGTCACCGTCATACCCGACGAGGCCCGGCCCTACCTGGAGTCCGGCGTCCTCGACCGGCGCCTCTTCGACGTCACCGGCCTCGTCGAGCAGGGCATCACCGGCGAACTGCCGCTGATCGTCACGAACGGAGGCGGCCGGAACGCCCGCGGCGCCGTGGGCGCCCCGCGCGGCACCGAGACCGTGCGCGCGCTGCCCAGCATCGGCGGAGCCGCCGTCACCGTCACCGAACCGGGCGCGTTCTGGCGCGAGTTCACCGCCCCGTCCCGCCGCTCGGCGGGCCCCGCCAAGGTCTGGCTCGACGCCCGGGTGACCGCCGCCATGGCCGAGTCCAACGCCCAGATCGGCAGCCCCAAGGCCTGGGAGGCCGGGCTCACCGGCAAGGGCGTCAAGGTCGCCGTCCTCGACACCGGCTTCGACGCCGGCCACCCGGACCTGACCGGACGGGTCGGCGAGACCCGGTCGTTCATCGAGGGCCAGGAGGTCGCCGACCGCAACGGCCACGGCACCCACGTCGCCTCCACCGTCGGCGGCAGCGGCGCGGGCTCCGCGGGCAAGGAACAGGGCGTCGCCCCCGGCGCCGCCCTCGCCGTCGGCAAGGTCCTCAGCGACCAGGGCTCCGGCAGCGAATCGCAGATCATCGCCGGCATGGAGTGGGCCGCCCGGGACGTCGACGCGAAGATCGTCTCCATGAGCCTGGGGTCCAGCGAGCCCAGCGACGGCACCGACCCCATGGCCCAGGCCGTGAACGCGCTCTCCGCCGAGACCGGCGCGCTCTTCGTCATCGCCGCGGGCAACTCCGGCGCCCCCGGCTCCATCGGCTCGCCCGGCGCCGCCGACGCCGCGCTCACCGTCGGCGCCGTCGACTCCGCCGACGAGGCCGCCTACTTCACCAGCAAGGGCCCCCGCTACGGCGACCAGGGCCTCAAGCCCGACGTCTCCGCCCCCGGTGTCGACATCCTCGCCGCCCGCTCCCAACTCATCGCGGGCAGCGGCCTGTACACCTCCATGAGCGGTACGTCGATGGCGACCCCGCACGTCGCCGGCGTCGCCGCGCTGCTCGCCGAGCGGCACCCCGACTGGACCGGCGCCCAGCTCAAGAACGCCCTCATGTCCAGCTCCAGGACGCTCGCCGACTCCGCCTACGACCTCGGCGCGGGCCGCGTCGACGTCGCCGCCGCCATCGCCGCGAACGTCACCGCCACCGGCTCCGCCGACCTGGGCTTCTACGCCTGGCCCTACGAGGCGGACAAGCAGGTGACGAAGACCGTCACCTACACCAACTCCTCCGACGCGCCCGTCCGGCTCGACCTGTCCGTCGAGGGCATGCCCGAGGGCACCGCCGCCCTCGCCGACAGCACCCTCACCGTCCCCGCCCACGGCAGCGCCGCCACCACCGTCACCGGCGACGGCGCCAAGGCCCCCGTCGGCAGCAGCTCCGGCCGGATCACGGCGAGCTCGGACGGCACCACGGTCGCCCACACCGCGCTCGGCCTGGTCAAGGAGGAGGAGCGCTACACGCTCACCGTCCACGTCAAGGACCGTGACGGCGCCCCCGTCCCGGCCCACCTCGGCGTGCAGCGGCTGGCCGCCGACGCCGATCCGTTCCCGGTGGCCGTCGGCGACTCCGGCACCCTCCAACTGCGCCTGCAGCCCGGCACGTACACCGTCGACACCTTCCTCGACGTCCGCGGCTCGCACGGCGAGGACTCCCTCGGCCTCGGCTTCCTCACCGCGCCCGAGATCGTCCTCGACCGCGACCGCGAGGTCACCCTCGACGGCCGGCGGCTGCGCGAGATCCGTGCCGAGGTCGAGCGGCGCACCGAGACCCGGCAGCTCCTGATGGAGTTCGACCGCAAGGCGAACGGGGCCTCCTACGGCGGCGCCGTCCAGGTCCCGGCGACCTACGACTCGATCTTCGCCGCGCCCACCACCGCGCCCGCCACCGGCAGCTTCGAGTACCGGACGGTCTGGCGGCTCGGCAAGCCGATGCTGGAGGCGACGGCGGGCGGCGCCCGGCTCGCCGACGTCACCGCGCAGCCCGGCGGCACCCTCCTGGAGGGCCGCCACCGGCTCGGCGTCGTCGACGCGGGCACCGGCACCGCCGCCGAGTACGCCGGCCGCGACGTCACCGGCAAGGCCGTCCTGGTCCGCCGCACCGAGGGCGCCGATCCGGTCGCGCTCGCCCAGACCGCCCAGGACGCGGGCGCGAAGGCGCTGTTCGTCACCGACGACCGGCCGGGGCGCCTGATGGCGTGGTTCGGCACCGCCGACTACGAGGACCGGCCGCTCTCCGTCGCCACCGTGAACACGGCCGACGCCGCCCGCCTCGCGGCCGCCGCCGCCCGCGGCACCGCGCTCGACCTGACGGGCACCCGCTTCACCCCGTACACGTACGACCTCTCCGAGGGGCACCCCGGCGCCATCGGCACCGACCTGGTGTTCCGCCCGGGGCACAGGGAACTGGCCACGATCCGCTCCACGTTCCACATGCCGACGGCCCGCAAGGAGCTCGGCGGCGAGTTCCGCTACTCGCTCACCGACACCTTCCGGATCGGCTTCGGCTTCAAGGAGTGGATCTCCTTCCCGGCCGAACGTACCGAGTACGTCTCCACCGGCACCGGACAGCGCTGGCACGAGTCCGTCGACCTCGGCGACTCCCTGGAACAGCGCGGCGGGCAGTCCGTCTACCGGGGCGGCAGCGAGAACGCACTGGAGTGGTTCAAGCCGGTCTGGCACCCCTGGCTCGGCACCGGCCTCGGCTGGGGGCAGGAGCGCAGCGGCAACGACCTGCGGTTCAACACGCCCGGCTGGGGCGACTCGGGCCCCGACCACACCGGCTTCGGCAACGTGTGGGGCGACGACTCGATGACCCAGTACACCGAGGTGTACGTGAACGGCGTCCGTGTCGACCGGCGCAAGAGCTCCGGCGCCTACGCCTGGGACGCCCCGGCCGAGGAGGCCGCGTACAAGGTCGTCACCGACACCGCGCTCGACCCGGCCCGCTGGCGCCTCGGCACGAAGGGCCACGCCGAGTGGACCTTCCGGTCCGCCGAGACGCCGGGCGACCGGATCACCTATCTGCCGCTCATCAACCTCGGCTTCGACCTGCGCACCGACCTCGCCGGCGACGTCCGGGCCGGCTCCCGGGTCCCCGTCCGGATCACCGCCGCGTACGTGGCGGACGCGGCCGGCACCGGCCGGATCGGCGGCGGCTCGCTGGAGGTCTCGTACGACGAGGGGAAGAGCTGGACGAAGGTCGGGCTGGACCGTTCGTGGCGGGGTGAGCTGCGCGTCCCGTCCCGGGCGACGTCCGTCTCGCTGCGCGCGGGCGCGCACGACGACAAGGGCGGCTCGGTACGGCAGGAGGTCATCCGGGCGGTGGGCGTGAAGTAG